One Pseudoalteromonas sp. UG3-2 DNA window includes the following coding sequences:
- a CDS encoding HIT family protein, whose translation MTVVEQIVARQTAAVIVYESDQVIAFADHDPINPGHILVCPKLPFATLLEVPAVVMAEINDVAKVIYARIEDKFSPDGITLVQNNGHVNELNHYHLHIIPRYKNDTFQFARAGQNLQSQEQLQAALADF comes from the coding sequence ATGACAGTTGTGGAGCAAATTGTTGCGCGACAAACGGCGGCGGTTATTGTTTATGAATCGGATCAGGTCATCGCGTTTGCGGATCATGACCCCATAAATCCTGGTCATATTTTAGTGTGCCCCAAACTGCCGTTTGCGACTTTACTTGAGGTTCCCGCAGTGGTGATGGCAGAGATTAACGATGTTGCTAAAGTCATTTATGCTCGCATCGAGGATAAGTTTTCTCCGGATGGCATTACCTTAGTGCAAAATAATGGCCATGTTAATGAGCTCAACCATTATCACTTACACATTATTCCACGCTATAAAAATGATACTTTTCAGTTTGCAAGAGCGGGGCAAAATTTACAATCGCAGGAGCAATTGCAAGCAGCCTTGGCCGATTTCTAA
- a CDS encoding substrate-binding periplasmic protein, which produces MKWWLGLLGLFSCSMTSAKVLELYTETFPPYNFSVNSQLAGINTDLITEACERAKIECNISLLPWKRAYRNAQLAPNRGVFSTSRTPQREEKFIWVGPLASSYSCIYRLRDREDIKLESRKALRRYTIGIPRGDIYESVLKNIGLVEYDHYLTYAKKNEDIILFENGKLDLIIGSSLTLGYQLSNVDLTPKDVVPVLELEDKLLVGNFLALNKNTSPDIISDLQTAIDELKAEKYIERLVAHYVDSQLDQTMPVAEHLKSCLSGEVKY; this is translated from the coding sequence ATGAAGTGGTGGCTTGGTCTACTAGGGCTCTTTAGTTGTTCAATGACTAGCGCTAAGGTGCTGGAGTTGTATACGGAGACCTTTCCACCGTATAACTTTTCCGTTAACAGCCAATTAGCTGGGATCAATACCGATCTCATCACCGAGGCTTGTGAACGGGCTAAAATTGAGTGCAACATTTCCTTACTGCCTTGGAAAAGAGCGTATAGGAATGCACAACTAGCACCTAATCGAGGCGTGTTCTCGACCTCTCGCACACCCCAAAGAGAAGAAAAGTTTATTTGGGTTGGACCTTTAGCATCGAGTTATTCTTGCATTTATCGGCTTCGCGATAGAGAAGATATAAAATTAGAAAGTCGCAAAGCACTGCGTCGTTATACCATAGGCATTCCCAGAGGGGACATTTACGAGTCGGTACTGAAGAACATTGGCTTAGTGGAATACGATCATTACTTAACTTATGCCAAGAAAAACGAAGACATCATTTTGTTTGAAAACGGCAAGCTAGATCTTATCATTGGTTCATCATTAACACTTGGTTATCAGCTCTCAAATGTCGATTTGACCCCTAAAGACGTAGTGCCTGTGTTAGAGTTGGAAGATAAGCTGCTGGTGGGTAACTTTCTTGCCTTAAATAAAAATACCTCGCCTGACATTATCTCCGACTTACAAACCGCCATTGATGAGCTTAAAGCAGAAAAATACATTGAGCGTCTTGTGGCGCACTATGTTGATAGCCAGTTAGATCAAACCATGCCGGTTGCAGAGCACTTAAAGTCTTGCCTTAGTGGTGAAGTAAAATACTGA
- a CDS encoding GNAT family N-acetyltransferase, protein MRITTTRFLLRPFTLNDTKALADILADERVMAHSINGVMSQTQTRDFIKSCIASYQQYGFGPWAVVDKSSDNLLGFCGLKCDRLDDRDIIHIGYRFRFESWGQGVATECAQAVVSFCKERAISQLYALIEPNHSASMAVAKKVGFMPLGTVHFYHKELALYGLSTTTYSEKLFKSHKNG, encoded by the coding sequence ATGAGGATCACAACAACTAGGTTTCTGCTGCGACCATTCACCCTTAATGATACTAAGGCATTAGCCGATATTTTAGCCGATGAAAGGGTCATGGCCCACTCAATCAATGGCGTGATGAGCCAAACGCAGACTCGAGACTTTATTAAAAGCTGTATTGCCTCATATCAACAGTATGGCTTTGGTCCATGGGCTGTGGTAGATAAAAGCTCCGATAACTTACTGGGTTTTTGTGGCTTAAAATGCGACCGGCTTGATGATCGAGACATCATCCACATTGGTTATCGCTTTCGCTTTGAATCTTGGGGGCAAGGGGTGGCAACTGAGTGTGCCCAAGCCGTGGTATCGTTTTGTAAGGAGCGGGCCATTTCCCAGCTATATGCTTTGATTGAGCCGAATCACTCGGCTTCTATGGCAGTGGCAAAAAAAGTGGGATTTATGCCGCTGGGCACCGTCCATTTTTACCATAAAGAACTTGCTCTTTATGGTCTAAGTACTACAACTTATAGCGAGAAGCTTTTTAAATCTCATAAGAACGGCTAG
- a CDS encoding polysaccharide deacetylase family protein, translated as MKRVYLTILILSVVMILGAWNISKSRTFQFFGEVVAKAETNEKVIALTFDDGPWGAKYATQVLNILEDHNVKGTFFLNGSGIQQNKQSAIDLVNAGHQIGNHSYNHKKMMLMGLDEVREEIDSTTALIRQIGFESEIYFRPPYGKKLFVLPYYLKSKGIKTITWNVEPETYSKVAGSSASIAEYVVNSSTPGSIILLHVLGSKNSESRGAIGPIIKGLRAKGYKFVTVSELLAENA; from the coding sequence TTGAAAAGAGTATACCTGACGATATTGATTCTCTCTGTAGTAATGATTTTGGGAGCTTGGAATATAAGTAAATCAAGGACTTTTCAGTTTTTTGGAGAGGTAGTCGCAAAGGCCGAAACAAATGAAAAGGTTATCGCCTTAACATTTGACGATGGTCCCTGGGGGGCGAAATATGCCACTCAAGTGTTGAATATCCTCGAAGATCATAATGTAAAGGGTACGTTCTTCCTCAATGGGTCGGGAATTCAACAAAACAAGCAATCGGCTATAGATCTGGTTAACGCAGGTCATCAGATAGGCAATCATTCGTACAATCATAAAAAGATGATGTTAATGGGGCTTGACGAAGTGAGGGAGGAAATCGACTCCACTACAGCCTTAATTCGCCAGATTGGATTTGAGAGCGAGATATACTTTAGGCCTCCATATGGTAAAAAGCTTTTTGTTTTGCCTTATTATTTGAAATCGAAAGGAATAAAAACAATCACATGGAATGTTGAGCCTGAAACCTATTCTAAAGTTGCAGGAAGTTCCGCGTCTATCGCAGAGTATGTTGTTAACTCTTCTACTCCAGGTTCAATTATTCTTTTACACGTTTTGGGGTCTAAAAACAGTGAGTCGCGAGGCGCTATAGGGCCAATAATTAAGGGGCTGAGAGCAAAGGGCTACAAATTTGTTACGGTCTCAGAGCTATTAGCGGAAAATGCATAA
- a CDS encoding DoxX family protein, with protein sequence MITPTIIVLLLLTPVIATYLLERFIGDGFCLQKSACWGLGLAFVFFAIGHGVKTAGMVEMLPPWVPMRVALVYITGLLELLIAVMLFIPRFQVLGAKIAIAVLVVFFPANIYAAFHSIGLGGHQWGPVYLLIRTPLQLLLITWAHCLCIKGERYQGKWLKA encoded by the coding sequence ATGATCACACCGACTATAATCGTACTGCTTTTGCTCACTCCCGTTATTGCCACCTACCTGTTAGAGCGTTTTATCGGTGATGGTTTTTGCCTACAGAAAAGCGCGTGTTGGGGACTTGGACTAGCGTTTGTGTTTTTTGCTATTGGTCATGGGGTTAAAACCGCAGGCATGGTAGAAATGTTACCTCCTTGGGTGCCTATGCGAGTTGCTTTGGTTTACATCACAGGTCTACTAGAGCTGCTGATTGCTGTAATGCTGTTCATTCCTCGGTTTCAAGTGTTAGGGGCGAAAATTGCTATTGCCGTGCTGGTGGTTTTCTTTCCTGCCAATATTTATGCCGCGTTTCATAGTATAGGTCTGGGCGGTCATCAATGGGGGCCGGTTTACTTATTGATAAGAACGCCGTTGCAGCTGCTTCTTATTACTTGGGCTCATTGTTTGTGCATAAAAGGTGAGCGGTATCAAGGTAAATGGCTAAAGGCTTAA
- a CDS encoding nucleoside deaminase has translation MALLQQDSDITMAALTAIAHMPTSSLSALCSEAFFHRLTDRDFMRIAVLLAEKSVQEGGCPIGAVIVDNQSNRIVGKGHNTLVQENHPYNHGETAAIRDAGRIDFSQTTLFTSLSPCDVCATLLYMRGFKRVVVGDVTNAQGNEALLSSKGVEVDIIEDQQGIELYRNFRLQHPQQELEDWQGLAAVKHD, from the coding sequence ATGGCATTATTGCAACAAGATTCTGACATCACCATGGCAGCATTAACGGCCATTGCCCACATGCCCACATCTAGCTTGTCAGCGCTGTGCAGCGAGGCATTTTTTCATCGCCTGACAGACCGCGACTTTATGCGTATTGCAGTGCTGTTAGCGGAAAAAAGCGTACAAGAGGGCGGTTGCCCCATTGGTGCCGTGATAGTGGATAACCAAAGTAACCGCATCGTTGGGAAGGGCCACAATACCTTAGTGCAAGAAAACCACCCGTATAACCATGGCGAAACAGCGGCTATTCGTGATGCGGGTCGCATTGATTTTAGCCAGACCACCTTATTTACCAGTCTCAGCCCCTGCGATGTGTGTGCCACTTTGCTGTATATGCGGGGCTTTAAACGTGTGGTGGTAGGCGATGTGACTAATGCTCAAGGCAATGAAGCCTTATTGAGCAGCAAGGGAGTTGAGGTGGATATTATTGAAGATCAACAAGGGATTGAGCTGTATCGTAATTTTAGGCTGCAGCATCCGCAGCAAGAACTTGAAGATTGGCAAGGTTTAGCAGCAGTAAAGCACGATTAA
- a CDS encoding serine hydrolase domain-containing protein — protein sequence MLQHLIKPTIATASVISLLLLSACNSGSKQDIESFIAEELNGLLINKNRQVAAVAIVSGEHTYQAFFGQLPNGEKPNSNTLFEIASITKTYTGLLLAQAVLDNKVVLDEDIRTYLGYDGYQNLQYSNTPITLRHLATHRSGLPQDFSYTPEDRKNGRVFEKIASYSKQQFFSDLSQYQLTSEPGDEYRYSNVGTVLVGYLLEKVYERPLSALVAEFITNKSGEQDTQFRLNAAEAAEITVGIDGQGKQQPLLSRYSSAEGGLTTSAASMTHYMRYLLNASSPEIALSQTLLAGSGRGHGHAFYWNTYQQNSNQPMYYLSGGSMGSSAWLVIYPKQQLGVFIVTNLAAGGIQEDLNDISNEIFERYQQGLKEI from the coding sequence GTGCTACAACACCTAATAAAACCAACCATTGCAACTGCTAGTGTAATTTCTCTGCTGCTGTTGAGCGCTTGTAATAGTGGCAGTAAACAAGACATTGAGTCATTTATTGCAGAGGAGCTCAATGGGCTGTTAATCAACAAAAATAGGCAAGTAGCGGCAGTCGCCATTGTCAGTGGTGAGCATACCTATCAGGCTTTCTTTGGACAATTACCAAACGGTGAAAAGCCAAACAGCAATACCCTATTTGAAATTGCTTCCATCACTAAAACCTACACTGGGTTACTTCTTGCTCAAGCAGTCTTAGACAACAAAGTGGTATTGGATGAAGACATAAGAACTTATCTAGGTTATGACGGTTATCAAAACCTACAGTATTCAAATACGCCCATCACGCTGCGTCACTTAGCCACCCATCGAAGTGGTTTACCGCAAGACTTCTCCTACACCCCTGAAGACAGAAAAAACGGGCGAGTTTTTGAAAAGATAGCATCGTATTCTAAACAACAATTTTTTTCAGACTTAAGCCAGTATCAACTTACCTCAGAGCCCGGTGATGAATACCGTTATTCCAATGTGGGCACAGTACTGGTTGGTTATCTTTTAGAAAAGGTGTATGAAAGGCCTCTCTCGGCGCTTGTGGCCGAGTTTATTACTAATAAATCGGGTGAACAAGATACTCAGTTTCGCTTAAATGCCGCAGAGGCTGCTGAAATAACAGTAGGGATAGATGGTCAGGGAAAACAACAACCCTTACTTAGTCGCTATTCTTCAGCTGAGGGCGGTTTAACAACGAGTGCGGCATCCATGACTCACTATATGCGTTATCTTCTCAATGCGTCTTCTCCAGAAATTGCTTTATCACAAACGCTACTTGCAGGAAGTGGCCGTGGTCATGGGCATGCTTTTTATTGGAACACATACCAGCAAAACTCAAACCAGCCGATGTATTATCTCAGTGGTGGGTCGATGGGCAGCTCAGCTTGGTTGGTAATTTACCCTAAACAACAGCTGGGGGTTTTTATTGTCACTAATTTAGCTGCTGGTGGTATTCAAGAAGACCTCAATGATATTTCCAATGAGATTTTTGAGCGTTACCAACAAGGCCTTAAAGAAATTTAA
- a CDS encoding peroxidase, FMP-type, protein MPKETQPSSVRPYKEWQEGQPKGPQFGILSKLNGTWVNWKDGPRGLHTTCMPSPGTSSETIFGVFHFKSQEYREQLTFTQVNEPVRNRGGSNEQFNAAVKYETAIIDNDEVLQHFENGMYLWIGDSQMPWQDDSPYQNPPTMFKHTSSAESVKVDAGEPVMGPGELGPQFVPPHSISRSGVIPHGTTIHITGKVAESNTSGDAPHIADLWEQQYLAISPTMGMNPSRDLIAGSLEKPKWTELPRKDQEGGGVNSARAYFQRIFNYDQFGAKFPYTVQPNLKLSEANQGLKFKRYDMIALDSQHETGVQGATINNVMIERYCRVARMRHRMWLEEIEIPDGQGNTKVIDQLQYEQIVDFEFMFGSSGETTLWPHIQVNTLRRLEDIPEADRLTPIKLDEVADKDTVSAPKGVVRRMNHTSE, encoded by the coding sequence ATGCCTAAGGAAACACAACCGTCATCTGTTCGACCCTATAAAGAATGGCAAGAGGGCCAACCAAAAGGTCCGCAATTTGGAATTTTATCAAAACTCAATGGCACTTGGGTTAACTGGAAAGATGGCCCCCGAGGCTTGCATACCACTTGCATGCCATCGCCCGGCACCTCATCAGAAACCATTTTTGGTGTGTTCCATTTCAAATCGCAAGAATACCGTGAGCAATTGACTTTTACTCAAGTAAATGAACCGGTGCGAAATCGTGGTGGCTCGAATGAACAATTTAACGCGGCCGTAAAATACGAAACCGCCATCATTGATAACGATGAGGTGTTACAACACTTTGAAAATGGCATGTATCTGTGGATTGGTGACAGCCAAATGCCATGGCAAGACGATAGCCCTTATCAAAACCCGCCAACCATGTTTAAGCACACTTCCAGCGCTGAGTCGGTGAAAGTTGACGCCGGTGAGCCGGTAATGGGCCCAGGCGAACTAGGCCCGCAATTTGTGCCACCTCATTCAATATCGCGCTCTGGTGTGATCCCTCATGGCACCACAATTCATATTACCGGTAAAGTCGCAGAAAGTAACACATCTGGAGATGCTCCTCACATTGCGGATTTATGGGAGCAACAATATTTGGCTATCTCCCCAACCATGGGGATGAACCCCTCACGGGATTTAATCGCCGGCTCATTGGAAAAACCGAAGTGGACCGAACTGCCAAGAAAAGACCAAGAAGGCGGCGGTGTTAACAGTGCCAGAGCGTACTTCCAACGCATATTTAATTACGACCAATTTGGTGCCAAATTCCCTTACACGGTACAGCCAAACCTTAAGCTCAGTGAGGCCAATCAAGGACTTAAATTTAAGCGTTACGACATGATTGCACTGGACTCGCAACATGAAACTGGTGTTCAAGGTGCTACCATCAACAATGTTATGATCGAGCGTTATTGCCGAGTAGCGCGTATGCGTCATCGCATGTGGCTAGAAGAAATTGAAATACCAGATGGTCAAGGTAATACCAAGGTAATTGACCAGTTACAGTACGAACAAATCGTTGACTTTGAATTTATGTTTGGCTCCAGCGGTGAAACCACCCTGTGGCCACATATTCAAGTAAATACCTTGCGCCGTTTGGAAGATATTCCAGAAGCAGACAGGCTCACCCCAATTAAATTAGACGAAGTTGCCGACAAAGATACCGTGAGTGCACCGAAAGGCGTGGTCCGTCGCATGAATCACACCAGCGAATAA
- a CDS encoding diguanylate cyclase domain-containing protein has product MKLKLTTLWNGLLRRLMFSDDRASEQVASSQLSYEALSSTLSAIPDLMFELDSEGRHWDAHVLRPELLVAPAEQLLGHTVSDVMPKQAAKLVMQGLEVAQQSGYAHGIHIHLPTAIGPRWFEVSIARKQASACEQQDLRFIVLSRDITERKLAHLEAEKLAYIDQLTELPNRHAVQHDLLARVASQHLQGYYSALLFLDLDDFKSINDNHGHHVGDLLLKQVAQRLRENVREDDMLIRWGGDEFIVLLNKLSDNHEQAQHCATTVCAKIADKISEPYFLEHIEYHCHISIGVSLFHDPQCCIDTIIQQADSAMYKAKRSHSERYAFYQQTPVVTDK; this is encoded by the coding sequence ATGAAATTAAAACTCACCACATTATGGAATGGCTTGTTACGCCGGCTCATGTTTAGTGATGACCGAGCTTCTGAGCAGGTTGCTTCATCTCAGCTAAGTTATGAAGCACTGAGCTCAACCCTCAGTGCTATTCCAGACCTTATGTTTGAGCTGGATAGTGAAGGCCGCCATTGGGACGCCCATGTATTGCGGCCAGAGCTATTAGTTGCCCCCGCTGAGCAGTTACTCGGCCATACCGTTAGCGATGTTATGCCGAAACAGGCCGCCAAGTTAGTGATGCAAGGCTTAGAAGTGGCACAGCAAAGCGGTTATGCCCACGGTATTCACATCCATTTACCCACGGCCATTGGCCCGCGCTGGTTTGAAGTGTCGATTGCTCGTAAGCAAGCATCCGCTTGCGAGCAGCAAGACCTACGTTTTATTGTGTTGTCACGAGATATTACCGAACGCAAACTGGCCCATCTAGAGGCCGAAAAGTTAGCCTATATTGATCAGCTCACTGAATTGCCTAACCGCCATGCGGTGCAACATGATTTACTGGCTCGGGTGGCATCGCAGCACCTACAAGGCTATTACAGCGCATTGTTGTTTTTGGATTTAGACGATTTTAAATCCATTAATGATAACCATGGCCACCATGTTGGTGATTTACTGCTAAAGCAAGTAGCACAGCGGCTGCGCGAAAATGTGCGTGAAGATGATATGTTAATCCGCTGGGGTGGCGATGAGTTTATTGTGTTACTCAATAAGCTCTCTGACAACCATGAGCAAGCACAACACTGTGCCACCACAGTTTGCGCGAAAATTGCTGACAAAATCAGTGAACCGTATTTCTTGGAACATATCGAATACCACTGCCACATCAGTATTGGCGTAAGCTTATTTCATGACCCCCAATGTTGTATTGATACCATCATCCAGCAAGCCGACAGTGCTATGTATAAGGCCAAAAGATCGCATTCTGAGCGTTATGCATTTTACCAGCAGACACCGGTTGTGACTGACAAGTAA
- a CDS encoding gamma-glutamylcyclotransferase family protein, with translation MERLFSYGTLQQENVQIETFGRKLTGHKDTLVGYILSEVAIKDPAVVKVSGKAIHPILKYTGNPSDTVAGTVFELTPAELAQADDYEVDEYIRVTGVFSSGNKAWAYVCAVTELGRTAKV, from the coding sequence GTGGAAAGACTGTTCTCGTACGGCACACTACAGCAAGAAAATGTACAAATCGAAACCTTTGGTCGTAAGTTGACTGGTCATAAAGACACATTAGTCGGCTATATACTGAGTGAGGTGGCAATAAAAGATCCTGCTGTTGTCAAAGTCAGTGGCAAGGCCATTCACCCAATTTTAAAGTATACCGGTAATCCTTCAGACACCGTAGCGGGCACTGTATTTGAGCTTACGCCTGCAGAGCTTGCACAAGCCGATGACTACGAGGTGGATGAGTATATTCGGGTAACGGGAGTATTTAGCTCGGGAAATAAAGCCTGGGCATACGTATGCGCCGTTACCGAGTTGGGTCGGACAGCAAAGGTTTAA
- a CDS encoding NAD-dependent epimerase/dehydratase family protein, with translation MQTILGATGQIGIELAKALKQNHTEDIRLVSRNPVKVNDSDTLFAADLTCYDETLAAVAGSAVVYFTAGLPLDTKRWQTQFPQMVENVIAACQEHGAKLVFFDNTYMYPQTAVPMTEATAFQPYGKKGQVRAGLAQQVLTAMESGRVSAMICRAPEFYGPGKTQSITNATVLEKLAAGEPAKMFLRDDVVRSLIYTPDASRAMALLGNTAEAYNQTWHLPCDDNRMSYSALIDLCRQLTGQDYRYRVIKKWQLQLLAIWRPQIRETLELLPRYQVDNIFLADKFKARFPDFTITPFAEGIKKVLTEPR, from the coding sequence ATGCAAACTATATTAGGGGCAACAGGGCAAATAGGAATAGAGCTTGCCAAGGCGTTGAAACAAAACCATACCGAGGACATTCGCTTAGTCAGCCGTAACCCAGTTAAAGTCAATGACAGTGATACGCTGTTTGCAGCGGACTTAACCTGTTACGACGAGACGTTAGCAGCCGTTGCAGGATCCGCGGTGGTGTATTTTACCGCCGGTCTGCCACTTGATACGAAGAGGTGGCAAACTCAGTTCCCGCAGATGGTAGAGAATGTTATCGCGGCTTGCCAAGAGCATGGAGCAAAATTAGTCTTTTTTGACAATACCTATATGTATCCACAAACCGCTGTGCCCATGACGGAAGCCACCGCATTTCAGCCTTATGGTAAAAAAGGACAAGTGAGAGCAGGGCTGGCTCAACAAGTGCTTACGGCCATGGAGTCGGGCAGAGTTAGCGCGATGATCTGCCGAGCCCCAGAGTTTTATGGCCCAGGTAAAACACAAAGTATTACCAATGCCACGGTGTTAGAAAAGCTGGCTGCAGGGGAGCCGGCTAAGATGTTTTTGCGCGACGATGTGGTGCGCTCTTTGATTTACACACCCGACGCCAGTCGTGCCATGGCGCTGCTTGGTAACACAGCAGAAGCCTACAACCAAACGTGGCACTTGCCGTGTGATGATAATCGTATGAGCTATAGCGCTTTAATTGATTTGTGTCGGCAGTTAACAGGGCAAGACTATCGTTATCGGGTCATCAAAAAGTGGCAACTGCAGTTGTTGGCAATATGGCGGCCACAAATACGAGAAACACTGGAACTGTTGCCACGCTATCAGGTGGACAATATTTTTCTGGCGGACAAGTTCAAGGCACGTTTTCCCGATTTTACCATTACTCCGTTCGCTGAAGGGATAAAGAAAGTGTTAACTGAGCCGAGGTAA